AATGAACAAGCACAAGTAGAGGATAGAATAAATAGACTTGAAACTATGCTTCGTAAGGCTACTATAATAGATGAAGAAGATATTAATACAGATGTTGTTAGTATAGGTGCAACTGTACAAGTAAAGGACTTAGAATTTGACGAAGTAGTTGAATATATGATAGTTGGGTCGACTGAAGCAGATCCGTATGAACTTAAAATATCTAATGAATCCCCTGTAGGTAAGACTTTATTAGGATCTAAAGTTGGGGATGTTGTGGAGGTGCAAATTCCAGACGGAATTACCAAGTACGAGATATTAAAAATTACAAGATAGTTGGGGGAATTACTAGTGATGAATGAAGAACAAAATTTAAATGAGCTTTTGAAAATACGTATAGATAAGTTAAAGCATTTACAAGAAATAGGAAAAGATCCCTTCAAAATCGAAAAAGTTTATGTTACTCATTATAGTGAACAAATAAAAGAAGAGTTTGAACAACTTGAAGGTCAAAATGTAACA
This is a stretch of genomic DNA from Alkaliphilus flagellatus. It encodes these proteins:
- the greA gene encoding transcription elongation factor GreA, with the protein product MMADREVVLTAQGLKKLEDELELLKTVRRKEIAERIKQAIAFGDISENSEYDEAKNEQAQVEDRINRLETMLRKATIIDEEDINTDVVSIGATVQVKDLEFDEVVEYMIVGSTEADPYELKISNESPVGKTLLGSKVGDVVEVQIPDGITKYEILKITR